A region from the Dendropsophus ebraccatus isolate aDenEbr1 chromosome 1, aDenEbr1.pat, whole genome shotgun sequence genome encodes:
- the LOC138786342 gene encoding olfactory receptor 5B12-like gives MDLMNRTQVTMFMFSGLTNNEKLIPFLFFLFLLLYLMAIVGNIGIIALVCNTSRLHSPMYYFLGFLSLIDVFYSSNITPKLIFDLISVEKVITYNGCALQFFLHAALGGSENFLLSTMSYDRYVAICHPLRYVSIMTTAKCFSLVSVVFFIGFLQSSVYTACTFSLQFCGSNLIDHFYCDFQPLVKLSCSDTFYCNMMTRYIIGILTIIPFLVIIFSYMFIIISVLRMKSIEGRKKAFSTCSSHLMCTSLFYMTLFITYLHPPSNVITTQDKVTAIFYVVVTPMLNPLIYTLRNQEIKRALSNQCVKKSVSSVLFT, from the coding sequence ATGGACCTTATGAACAGGACACAGGTGACCATGTTTATGTTCTCCGGACTGACTAATAATGAGAAGCTCATACCGTTTCTCTTCTTTTTATTCTTACTTCTTTACCTCATGGCTATAGTAGGTAACATTGGCATTATAGCCCTCGTCTGTAACACCTCCAGACTCCACTCACCCATGTACTACTTCTTGGGCTTCCTCTCTCTGATAGACGTCTTCTATTCCTCCAACATCACACCAAAATTGATCTTTGACCTAATCTCGGTGGAGAAGGTCATCACATATAATGGCTGTGCTCTTCAGTTCTTCCTCCATGCTGCTCTAGGAGGAAGTGAAAATTTCCTTCTCTCCACCATGTCCTATGACCGCTATGTTGCCATCTGCCACCCGCTCCGCTATGTGTCTATTATGACTACAGCAAAATGTTTCAGTCTTGTCTCTGTTGTCTTCTTCATTGGCTTCTTacagtcatctgtatacactgcctgtacaTTTAGTCTCCAGTTTTGTGGATCAAACCTCATAGACCACTTCTACTGTGACTTCCAACCACTGGTCAAGCTCTCCTGCTCCGACACCTTCTATTGTAACATGATGACAAGATATATTATAGGCATATTAACCATAATTCCATTCCTGGTCATCATATTCTCCTATATGTTCATTATTATTTCAGTGTTACGTATGAAATCTATAGAGGGAAGGAAGAAAGCCTTCAGCACCTGCTCCTCACACCTCATGTGTACCTCACTCTTTTACATGACACTTTTCATCACCTACTTACATCCTCCTTCTAACGTTATCACCACTCAAGACAAGGTGACGGCGATCTTCTATGTGGTAGTGACCCCGATGCTAAATCCACTTATATATACTCTGAGGAACCAAGAGATAAAAAGGGCCCTGAGCAACCAATGTGTAAAAAAGAGTGTTTCCTCAGTTTTGTTTACATAG
- the LOC138786348 gene encoding olfactory receptor 5B12-like, with amino-acid sequence MDIMNRTQVTMFVLSGLTDNEKLIPFLFIFLLLLYLMAIVGNIGIITLICNTSRLHSPMYYFLGFLSLIDVFYSSNITPKMIFDLISVEKVITYNCCALQLFLFGALGGSENFLLSTMSYDRYVAICHPLHYVSIMTRTKCFSLVSVVFFVGFLQSSVSIGCTFSLQFCGSNLIDHFYCDFQPLVKLSCSDTFYCNMMTRYIIGILTIVPFLAIIFSYLFIIISVLRMKSVEGIKKAFSTCSSHLMCTSLFYITLFITYLHPPSNVITTQERVTAVFYVVVTPMLNPLIYTLRNQEIKRALSNKCIKKKVSCDSFT; translated from the coding sequence ATGGACATCATGAATAGGACACAGGTGACCATGTTTGTGCTTTCCGGACTGACAGATAATGAGAAGCTCATTCCATTTCTCTTTATTTTCCTCTTACTTCTTTACCTCATGGCTATAGTAGGTAACATTGGCATTATAACCCTCATCTGTAACACCTCAAGACTCCACTCACCCATGTACTACTTCTTGGGCTTCCTCTCTCTGATAGACGTCTTCTATTCCTCCAACATTACACCAAAAATGATTTTCGACCTAATCTCGGTGGAGAAGGTCATCACATATAATTGTTGTGCTCTTCAGCTCTTCCTCTTTGGAGCTCTGGGAGGAAGTGAAAATTTTCTTCTCTCAACCATGTCGTATGACCGCTATGTTGCCATCTGCCACCCGCTCCATTATGTGTCTATTATGACTAGAACAAAATGTTTCAGTCTTGTCTCTGTTGTCTTCTTCGTTGGTTTCTTACAGTCATCTGTATCTATTGGCTGCACATTTAGTCTCCAGTTTTGTGGATCAAACCTCATAGACCACTTCTACTGTGACTTCCAACCACTGGTCAAGCTCTCCTGCTCCGACACCTTCTATTGTAATATGATGACAAGATATATTATAGGCATATTAACTATAGTCCCATTCCTGGCCATCATATTCTCCTATTTGTTCATTATTATTTCAGTGTTACGTATGAAATCTGTAGAGGGCATCAAGAAAGCCTTCAGCACCTGCTCCTCACACCTCATGTGCACCTCACTCTTTTACATAACACTTTTCATCACCTACTTACATCCTCCTTCTAACGTTATCACCACACAAGAAAGGGTTACTGCAGTTTTTTACGTGGTGGTGACTCCGATGCTAAATCCACTTATATATACTCTGAGGAACCAAGAGATAAAAAGAGCCCTAAGCAACAAATGTATAAAAAAGAAGGTTTCCTGTGATTCCTTCACATAG
- the LOC138786354 gene encoding olfactory receptor 5AP2-like codes for MDIMNRTQVTMFVFSGLTNNEKLIPFLFVFLLLLYLMAIVGNIGIITLICNTSRLHSPMYYFLGFLSLIDVFYSSNITPKMIFDLISVEKVITYNCCALQLFLFGALGGSENFLLSTMSYDRYVAICHPLRYVSIMTRTKCFSLVSVVFFIGFLQSSVYTVCTFSLQFCGSNLIDHFYCDFQPLVKLSCSDTFYCNMMTRYIIGILTIIPFLAIIFSYILIISSVLRMKSVEGRKKAFSTCSSHLMCTSLFYMTLFITYLHPLSNVITTQDKVTAIFYVVVTPMLNPLIYTLRNQEIKRALSNQCVKKWVSSVSFT; via the coding sequence ATGGACATCATGAACAGGACACAGGTGACCATGTTTGTGTTCTCCGGACTGACCAATAATGAGAAGCTCATCCCGTTTCTCTTTGTTTTCCTCTTACTTCTTTACCTCATGGCTATAGTAGGTAACATTGGCATTATAACCCTCATCTGTAACACCTCCAGACTCCACTCACCCATGTACTACTTCTTGGGCTTCCTCTCTCTGATAGACGTCTTCTATTCCTCCAACATTACACCAAAAATGATTTTCGACCTAATCTCGGTGGAGAAGGTCATCACATATAATTGCTGTGCTCTTCAGCTCTTCCTCTTTGGAGCTCTGGGAGGAAGTGAAAATTTCCTTCTCTCCACCATGTCATATGACCGCTATGTTGCCATCTGCCACCCGCTGCGTTATGTGTCTATCATGACTAGAACAAAATGTTTCAGTCTTGTCTCTGTTGTCTTCTTCATTGGCTTCTTacagtcatctgtatacactgTCTGTACATTTAGTCTCCAGTTTTGTGGATCAAACCTCATAGACCACTTCTACTGTGACTTCCAACCACTGGTcaagctctcctgctctgacaCCTTCTATTGTAACATGATGACAAGATATATTATAGGCATATTAACTATTATTCCATTCCTGGCCATCATATTCTCCTATATCCTCATAATTTCTTCAGTGTTACGTATGAAATCTGTAGAGGGCAGGAAGAAAGCCTTTAGCACTTGCTCCTCACATCTCATGTGCACCTCACTCTTTTATATGACACTTTTCATCACCTACTTACATCCTCTTTCTAACGTTATCACCACTCAAGACAAGGTGACTGCGATCTTCTATGTGGTGGTGACCCCGATGCTAAATCCACTTATATATACTCTGAGGAACCAAGAGATAAAAAGAGCCCTGAGCAaccaatgtgtaaaaaaatgggtttCCTCAGTCTCTTTCACATAG